In Promicromonospora sp. Populi, one genomic interval encodes:
- a CDS encoding DNRLRE domain-containing protein has protein sequence MVTAPAASADESEPVSCSVERTASDTASAALNARLSGCRIEDLSQRTETSSTFARPDGDWDITYAMSPVWVRTGGDGTAVEDWAALDTDLRTADDDGFAPAAHPAGVWISGAQAAGRDGVSVVASLTDPSTDVTSEVTWPGDLPEPEVTGPRVRYLGVEPGVDMVVDMTGGGIEQYFVLHDVPADASQVELPVGVQSQGATVVDTSDDTEAAGLADLVTADGDETVARVGVPLVWDATYDGQLAHPVLADYDPADEAPLWAGALGDLEAADVEPEAEEPGLLDQVGAAVADAVNGEPEPLDLGEVAEATTQVEVATGGESADITLGLSDDFAEAATAGAVVVDPSVSLALPWDTYVQTDSSVDQSMETELRLGTFDGGTTRARTFMNVNASQIIGKSIRSATLSLWEHHSYSCTPSEWQVWNASRVPGPITWATQPTIGSQHGSSTQTKGHSAPCADGWVTMDMTSLARAWASDTATERGMLLRAASETDSYGWKRFNSTNAATGKPTITVTVNTAPATPGSTSLASGSYNWYPSSTATNRELYVKTTQPVFSTVASDPDGDRVRSSITVVEGATTVLADGVGGYVASGGTSKYTTAAGLLVNGHTYSSNVRAFDGLLASARKNLWTFTVDTANPATPSVTASGYTDGQWRDTRPSSNTFTFTDTSTDVVKFEYSLDGGAWTSVTASGTSPKTATLAWNPANGAHTLRVHAVDRAARSSADRSFTFGAGGAAISAPKSGLKSTDVFTVKATAPTASSGTVTPRIFWRAAGTAEPADYNASNGSTTGWTEGAALTAVGAGTAVSVNRQWSAAAAAEALGKARVPVLLDVQVCFQYSSPAVTRCTWNQDQTLRSTVVRVPHAFGDDYPTAEAGPGQVALWTGEFNTSATDVSVPGYVGDLSVTRSYSSQAGPGDDSVFGPGWQAGFDGTDTGIAGFEVVDSTDIDGTFALVDDEGGALVYRQPGNTKSLMKTGTYTAVDDDTAEAGARLTLTGSGTAARLTFTEEDGTVTQFAYTGTADSYGDRVWAPVSVTEPGSAGSTTFTRDSSNRVTRILAPVPPGVTCPASGALNPGCRAVSVAYGTTTSGTDVAGQVREISYTAYDPDRSGGAGMTTVVVARYEYNSARQLTKVTDPRSGLSTTYAYSGTSTSGQPLLTEIVPPGLAGDTLTYGAGSQDSMSLLAVSRGAATSGGSPVTIARFVYGIDPATSASGLPGMAAAATTAWGQETAPTYGAAVFSQDRAGQVTGSGVGNVTAEQWPYADLQYTDADGRVVNTAAYGAGDWQVTATRYDAGGLVTHEWDQRATAQVRALYSEQGALSADVVDSYATITRYNSDIMAPAAITWNGGTIAAGTVLTPAGTLVTDTWAPARETDHGLVREHTHTDYDQGAPNSGVNPVTGLPYRLATTVAVTEADALTGSAAAEVPVATDELVVSQELSGYDPIDGTSATGTTSGWTLGAATTTTQVMEAGQENIVTRTRYDADGRVLESRKPGSTGTDAATTLTGYYTAAAQTGVFSGCGSRPGWAGLACQTRTGEATQTLPVSTTTYSLYLGARTQTETLGGVTRTTTTDYDLAGRAVLDRTVVSGLTGSTPVDATRTVYSPTSGVVTATVALNSSGAETGRISTGYDLWGRETTYTDTDDAVTTSAYDAAGNLASVTDPQRTVEYEYDTSTEHRGLPTVTRIPGVGQFTATYDATGAMTTQSLLGGRVTQHLAYDRAGELTGLTYTGAPLPGGEEQDLLAWSIESDIQGRTTTLTSLAGTGADGIARTQHYTYDQAERLIDVADTIGETCTTRDYGFDQRGNRLSQATAVHIPDPETGEIACTTTPVDSVNKAWAYDTTDRVRDAATFNGTSGGAYVYDPLGRQTLLPAADTPAGQSAGDIQIGYYDTDAVRALTQDGTTTTYSLDPAGRRGVATTAAGDQSTTLTRHYTDSSDNPGYAVKNTGNVSTSTWYGASIGGDLGLETTTTTTAGDTGQATSTLTLADPIGSVATTIELPAVTEPLQIGAVGTWDEYGNTIATGGTTTGGTTGAISYGWLGAKERAQDSTGLTLMGARLYNKVTGLFTSVDPVEGGNTTAYTYPQDPVNSSDLDGKSAKRWWKKNGKWVLLGAAVLAIAAVCIFATAACGAAVGIGARVATRYVARYAVSAARTTRYYGSVSSRGWAFGNRSLGAPRPGRFNNSPKGSGRSALGWSVKSYGKGKPAYKQFRYKSRSGRHYDIYRGRRL, from the coding sequence GTGGTTACCGCACCGGCTGCTTCGGCAGATGAGTCGGAGCCGGTCTCGTGCTCCGTGGAGCGCACGGCGTCGGACACGGCATCTGCGGCGTTGAACGCGCGGTTGTCGGGTTGCCGCATCGAGGACCTGTCGCAGCGCACGGAGACGTCCAGCACCTTCGCGCGGCCGGACGGCGACTGGGACATCACCTACGCGATGTCGCCGGTATGGGTCCGCACCGGCGGTGACGGCACCGCCGTCGAGGACTGGGCAGCGTTGGACACCGACCTCCGCACAGCGGACGACGATGGCTTCGCCCCGGCCGCGCATCCCGCGGGCGTCTGGATCTCCGGCGCACAGGCCGCGGGTCGCGACGGCGTGTCCGTCGTGGCGTCGCTGACCGACCCGAGCACCGACGTGACGTCCGAGGTGACGTGGCCCGGTGACCTGCCAGAACCCGAGGTCACGGGCCCGCGAGTCCGGTACCTGGGCGTGGAGCCGGGTGTCGACATGGTCGTCGACATGACCGGCGGCGGGATCGAGCAGTACTTCGTGCTCCACGACGTGCCCGCTGATGCGAGCCAGGTGGAACTGCCGGTGGGTGTGCAGTCTCAGGGCGCGACCGTCGTCGACACCAGCGACGACACCGAGGCGGCCGGCCTGGCAGACCTGGTCACTGCCGACGGTGACGAGACAGTGGCCCGCGTGGGTGTGCCGCTGGTGTGGGACGCGACCTACGACGGTCAGCTCGCGCACCCTGTGCTGGCGGACTATGACCCGGCGGACGAGGCTCCGTTGTGGGCCGGGGCGCTCGGCGACCTGGAGGCGGCGGATGTGGAGCCTGAGGCCGAGGAGCCCGGGCTGCTGGACCAGGTCGGTGCGGCGGTCGCTGACGCCGTCAACGGTGAGCCGGAACCGCTGGACCTGGGCGAGGTAGCCGAAGCGACCACGCAGGTCGAGGTCGCTACCGGCGGCGAGAGTGCTGACATCACGCTCGGACTGAGCGACGACTTCGCCGAGGCGGCCACTGCTGGGGCGGTGGTGGTGGACCCGAGTGTGTCCCTGGCGCTGCCGTGGGACACCTATGTGCAGACGGACTCGTCGGTGGACCAGTCGATGGAGACCGAGCTGCGGTTGGGCACGTTCGACGGCGGGACGACCAGGGCGCGCACGTTCATGAACGTGAACGCCTCGCAGATCATCGGCAAGTCGATCCGGTCGGCGACGCTGAGCCTGTGGGAGCACCACTCCTACTCCTGCACCCCTTCGGAGTGGCAGGTGTGGAACGCGTCCCGCGTCCCTGGCCCGATCACGTGGGCAACGCAGCCCACGATCGGTAGCCAGCACGGGTCCAGCACCCAGACCAAGGGGCACTCGGCTCCGTGCGCGGACGGGTGGGTCACGATGGACATGACCTCACTGGCACGTGCGTGGGCGAGTGACACCGCGACCGAGCGGGGCATGCTGCTGCGAGCGGCCTCCGAGACGGACTCCTACGGGTGGAAGCGGTTCAACAGCACGAACGCGGCCACGGGCAAGCCGACCATCACGGTTACGGTCAACACGGCGCCGGCCACGCCGGGCTCGACGTCGTTGGCATCGGGAAGCTACAACTGGTACCCGTCCAGCACGGCGACCAACCGCGAGCTGTACGTCAAGACGACCCAGCCGGTGTTCAGCACGGTGGCATCAGACCCGGACGGTGACCGGGTTCGGTCCTCGATCACCGTGGTCGAAGGGGCCACGACGGTCCTGGCTGACGGCGTCGGCGGCTATGTCGCCTCGGGCGGCACCTCGAAGTACACGACCGCGGCGGGACTCCTGGTCAACGGGCACACGTACTCGTCGAACGTGCGGGCATTCGACGGGCTGCTGGCCTCGGCCCGCAAGAACCTGTGGACGTTCACTGTCGACACCGCGAACCCCGCCACGCCCTCCGTGACGGCTTCTGGATACACAGACGGGCAGTGGAGGGACACCAGGCCCAGCTCGAACACGTTCACCTTCACCGACACCAGCACGGACGTGGTCAAGTTCGAGTACTCGCTCGACGGCGGAGCCTGGACCAGCGTGACGGCCTCGGGGACCAGCCCGAAGACCGCGACGCTGGCCTGGAACCCCGCCAACGGCGCACACACGCTGCGGGTTCACGCCGTCGACAGGGCCGCGCGGTCCTCGGCCGACAGGTCGTTCACCTTCGGCGCAGGCGGTGCGGCGATCTCCGCACCGAAGTCCGGGCTGAAGTCCACGGACGTGTTCACAGTCAAGGCCACTGCGCCGACGGCTTCGTCGGGCACGGTTACACCGCGCATCTTCTGGCGGGCCGCAGGCACCGCAGAGCCTGCGGACTACAACGCGTCGAACGGGTCGACGACCGGATGGACCGAGGGCGCTGCGCTCACGGCGGTCGGAGCGGGCACCGCGGTGTCGGTGAACAGGCAGTGGTCCGCGGCGGCCGCCGCGGAGGCGCTCGGCAAGGCGCGGGTGCCAGTACTGCTGGACGTCCAGGTCTGCTTCCAGTACTCGTCTCCTGCGGTGACGCGGTGCACGTGGAACCAGGACCAGACGTTGCGTTCGACCGTGGTGCGGGTCCCGCACGCATTTGGCGACGACTACCCGACCGCTGAGGCGGGCCCGGGGCAGGTCGCGCTGTGGACCGGTGAGTTCAACACCTCGGCCACTGACGTCTCGGTGCCGGGCTACGTGGGAGACCTGTCAGTCACCCGGTCGTACTCCTCGCAGGCGGGCCCGGGCGATGATTCGGTATTCGGGCCGGGTTGGCAGGCCGGTTTCGACGGGACGGACACCGGGATCGCCGGATTCGAGGTCGTGGACAGCACGGACATCGACGGCACGTTCGCCCTGGTGGACGACGAGGGTGGGGCGCTGGTCTACCGGCAGCCAGGCAACACCAAGTCCTTGATGAAGACTGGCACGTACACCGCTGTGGACGATGACACCGCCGAAGCCGGGGCGAGGCTGACCCTGACCGGGTCGGGTACCGCTGCGCGGTTGACGTTCACCGAAGAGGACGGCACTGTCACCCAGTTCGCTTACACCGGGACTGCCGACTCCTACGGAGACAGGGTTTGGGCGCCGGTCTCGGTCACTGAACCCGGTAGCGCCGGGTCGACCACGTTCACTCGTGACAGCTCGAACAGGGTTACAAGGATCCTGGCTCCGGTCCCTCCTGGAGTCACGTGCCCGGCCAGCGGTGCGTTGAACCCGGGCTGTCGGGCCGTGAGCGTCGCCTACGGCACCACGACGTCGGGGACGGACGTCGCGGGGCAGGTCAGGGAGATCTCCTACACCGCTTATGACCCGGACCGATCCGGCGGCGCCGGGATGACCACCGTGGTCGTGGCCCGGTACGAGTACAACAGCGCAAGGCAGCTGACGAAGGTGACCGACCCTCGGTCGGGCCTGTCAACCACCTACGCGTACAGCGGGACCTCGACCTCGGGTCAGCCGTTGCTGACCGAGATCGTCCCGCCGGGGCTGGCCGGGGACACCTTGACCTATGGAGCTGGGTCGCAGGATTCCATGTCCCTGCTGGCGGTTTCCCGTGGTGCCGCGACCTCTGGCGGGTCGCCGGTGACGATCGCGCGATTTGTCTACGGCATCGACCCTGCTACGAGCGCGTCCGGCCTTCCCGGGATGGCCGCCGCAGCCACGACCGCGTGGGGCCAGGAGACTGCTCCGACGTATGGGGCGGCGGTGTTCTCCCAGGACAGGGCCGGACAGGTGACGGGGTCCGGGGTGGGCAACGTGACCGCGGAGCAGTGGCCGTACGCGGACCTGCAGTACACCGATGCCGATGGACGGGTGGTAAACACGGCCGCCTACGGGGCAGGGGACTGGCAGGTCACCGCCACCAGGTACGACGCTGGTGGATTGGTCACGCACGAGTGGGACCAGAGGGCGACCGCTCAGGTGCGGGCCCTGTACTCCGAGCAGGGTGCGCTCTCGGCGGACGTGGTCGACTCCTACGCCACGATCACCCGGTACAACAGCGACATCATGGCGCCTGCGGCCATCACCTGGAACGGCGGCACCATCGCGGCGGGCACCGTCCTGACCCCAGCTGGCACCCTGGTTACCGACACCTGGGCCCCGGCCCGGGAGACCGACCACGGTCTGGTGCGTGAGCACACGCATACCGACTACGACCAGGGGGCGCCCAACTCGGGGGTGAACCCTGTCACCGGCCTGCCTTACCGGCTGGCCACGACCGTCGCCGTGACCGAGGCGGACGCGTTGACCGGCTCTGCCGCAGCCGAGGTGCCGGTCGCTACGGACGAGTTGGTAGTGAGCCAGGAACTTTCCGGGTACGACCCGATCGACGGCACTTCAGCTACAGGAACGACCTCGGGATGGACGCTGGGTGCAGCGACGACCACGACGCAGGTCATGGAAGCAGGGCAGGAGAACATCGTCACCCGGACCCGGTACGACGCTGACGGACGCGTCCTGGAGTCCCGCAAGCCCGGCAGCACGGGCACCGACGCGGCCACCACCTTGACCGGCTACTACACCGCCGCGGCGCAGACCGGGGTCTTCTCCGGCTGCGGCAGCAGGCCGGGCTGGGCGGGCCTGGCCTGCCAGACACGCACAGGCGAGGCGACTCAGACGCTGCCCGTCTCGACCACTACCTACTCCCTCTACCTGGGAGCACGTACCCAGACTGAGACGCTCGGCGGTGTCACCCGAACCACTACAACCGATTACGACCTGGCCGGACGGGCTGTCCTGGACAGGACCGTGGTGAGCGGCCTGACCGGGTCAACTCCAGTGGACGCCACCCGGACCGTCTACTCGCCCACGTCCGGTGTGGTGACCGCCACCGTCGCTCTGAACAGCTCCGGGGCGGAGACCGGTCGGATCTCCACCGGCTACGACCTGTGGGGGCGCGAGACCACCTACACCGACACCGACGACGCAGTGACCACCAGTGCCTACGATGCCGCGGGCAACCTCGCTTCGGTGACCGACCCGCAGCGCACAGTCGAGTACGAGTACGACACCTCCACTGAGCACCGCGGCCTACCCACCGTGACCCGTATTCCCGGGGTGGGGCAATTCACCGCCACTTACGACGCCACTGGTGCCATGACCACCCAGTCCCTCCTGGGCGGGCGCGTCACCCAGCACCTGGCCTACGACCGAGCGGGCGAGCTCACAGGTCTGACCTACACCGGTGCGCCCCTGCCCGGCGGGGAGGAACAGGACCTGCTGGCCTGGAGCATCGAGTCTGACATCCAGGGCCGCACTACCACCCTCACCTCCCTCGCGGGCACCGGAGCTGACGGGATCGCCCGGACCCAGCACTACACCTACGACCAGGCCGAACGTCTGATCGACGTCGCCGACACCATCGGCGAAACCTGCACCACTCGCGACTACGGGTTCGACCAGCGTGGCAACCGCCTCTCCCAGGCGACTGCTGTTCATATCCCCGACCCAGAGACTGGCGAGATCGCCTGCACCACCACGCCCGTCGACAGCGTGAACAAGGCGTGGGCGTACGACACCACAGACCGCGTTCGCGACGCCGCTACTTTCAACGGCACGTCAGGCGGGGCATACGTCTACGACCCACTCGGTCGGCAGACTCTCCTGCCGGCTGCAGACACCCCTGCGGGCCAGTCTGCTGGCGACATACAGATCGGGTACTACGACACCGACGCTGTCAGGGCCCTGACCCAAGACGGCACGACCACGACGTATTCCCTTGATCCCGCGGGCCGTCGTGGGGTCGCTACTACAGCGGCGGGCGACCAGAGCACGACGCTGACCCGGCACTACACCGACAGCAGCGACAACCCTGGCTACGCGGTCAAGAACACCGGCAACGTTTCGACGTCGACCTGGTACGGGGCATCGATCGGCGGTGACCTCGGGCTCGAGACCACCACGACCACCACGGCCGGCGACACCGGCCAGGCAACCTCCACCCTGACCCTGGCCGATCCCATTGGCTCCGTCGCAACAACCATCGAGCTGCCCGCCGTTACCGAGCCGCTTCAGATCGGCGCGGTCGGCACCTGGGACGAGTACGGCAACACCATCGCCACTGGTGGCACTACGACCGGCGGCACGACAGGCGCGATCAGCTACGGCTGGCTCGGCGCCAAGGAACGCGCGCAGGACAGCACTGGCCTCACCCTTATGGGGGCTCGCCTCTACAACAAGGTCACGGGCCTCTTCACCAGCGTCGACCCCGTCGAAGGTGGCAACACCACCGCCTACACGTACCCCCAGGATCCCGTGAATAGCAGCGACCTGGACGGCAAGAGCGCCAAGCGCTGGTGGAAGAAAAACGGAAAGTGGGTGCTGCTAGGTGCAGCGGTGCTAGCCATTGCTGCAGTGTGTATCTTTGCCACTGCAGCATGTGGAGCGGCCGTGGGAATCGGCGCTCGGGTAGCAACTCGGTACGTAGCGCGCTATGCAGTTAGCGCTGCAAGGACGACGCGATACTATGGCAGCGTTAGTTCGCGAGGATGGGCATTTGGCAACCGCTCGTTGGGGGCGCCGAGGCCCGGAAGATTCAACAATTCACCAAAGGGTTCAGGAAGATCCGCGCTTGGTTGGTCGGTAAAGTCATACGGCAAGGGAAAGCCAGCCTATAAGCAGTTCCGATATAAGTCACGCTCGGGAAGGCACTACGACATTTACCGCGGCAGGAGGCTGTGA
- a CDS encoding copper resistance CopC/CopD family protein: MRRTHAGVRSGAVVTRAVVGVLAALVLALWCAPSAAAHTRLESSAPAAGSTTNTPVTEVTLQFTLPVSLLGDGIVIDGPGGTVAADVAADEDGLVLVATPSDALSAGDYTVTWTAAAQDGHPLEGTFGFIVTATAPSEPAAGAGTPSAGATSTPGATDTGDTDGDTGSGSGTDHDMSGMDHNMGHDASSMDTPATRTAGAVARLGSAAALWGALVAAGGLAFVALVLRGRDEADAPVVLRLARWAGVVILGGVVVRVLAGSVLVAHGDLAGAVSPSAISDSLTGTALWDVGLQAAGAVALAFGARRTLPGSWLAIVGVVLVGAGQVAGGHSNTVEPRWLVVTADVAHLAAAATWVGGVVAMGLLLRARRRDGRDLDAALMGARFSVVAAVSVTVVGVAGVVLAVGILDRPAQLWESTWGLLLLAKIGVVVLVAVIGAYNHFLVVPRLTARRHEVVRHAGRSDRAAGLLRRSAGRETTLMVVIVLLTAWLVAASVQD, from the coding sequence ATGCGCCGAACCCATGCTGGCGTGCGCTCGGGTGCCGTGGTGACCCGCGCGGTCGTCGGGGTGCTCGCGGCGCTCGTGCTCGCGCTGTGGTGCGCGCCGTCCGCCGCGGCACACACCCGTCTCGAATCGTCGGCACCAGCGGCCGGGTCGACGACGAACACCCCGGTCACCGAGGTCACGCTGCAGTTCACGCTGCCGGTGAGCCTGCTCGGCGACGGGATCGTGATCGACGGACCGGGCGGCACAGTCGCGGCCGACGTCGCCGCGGACGAGGACGGCCTCGTCCTGGTCGCGACGCCGTCCGACGCGCTGAGTGCCGGCGACTACACGGTGACCTGGACCGCCGCGGCTCAGGACGGCCACCCGCTGGAGGGAACCTTCGGCTTCATCGTGACCGCCACGGCTCCGAGCGAGCCCGCCGCGGGTGCTGGAACGCCGTCGGCTGGAGCGACGTCGACCCCGGGAGCGACTGACACCGGCGATACCGACGGCGATACCGGGTCGGGCTCCGGCACGGATCACGACATGAGCGGCATGGACCACAACATGGGCCACGACGCCTCCTCGATGGACACCCCGGCGACCAGGACCGCGGGGGCGGTCGCGCGGCTGGGCAGCGCAGCCGCGCTCTGGGGCGCTCTGGTCGCCGCCGGCGGGCTGGCGTTCGTAGCCCTCGTGCTGCGCGGGCGCGACGAGGCCGACGCACCGGTCGTGCTGCGCCTCGCCCGGTGGGCGGGGGTGGTGATCCTTGGCGGGGTCGTCGTCCGAGTCCTGGCCGGATCGGTGCTCGTGGCGCACGGCGATCTCGCGGGGGCCGTCTCGCCGTCCGCCATCAGCGACTCGCTCACCGGCACGGCACTCTGGGACGTCGGCCTCCAGGCCGCCGGCGCTGTCGCACTCGCGTTCGGCGCCCGGCGCACTCTGCCGGGCTCGTGGCTCGCGATCGTCGGCGTCGTGCTCGTGGGCGCCGGGCAGGTCGCCGGCGGCCACAGCAACACGGTCGAGCCACGCTGGCTCGTCGTGACCGCCGACGTGGCCCACCTCGCGGCCGCCGCCACCTGGGTGGGTGGTGTCGTCGCGATGGGGCTCCTGCTCCGCGCCCGACGCCGGGACGGGCGTGACCTCGACGCCGCGCTGATGGGAGCCCGCTTCTCCGTGGTCGCCGCCGTGTCCGTGACGGTGGTGGGTGTGGCCGGGGTGGTGCTGGCGGTCGGCATCCTCGACCGCCCGGCCCAGCTCTGGGAGAGCACCTGGGGACTGCTTCTGCTGGCCAAGATCGGCGTCGTTGTGCTGGTCGCCGTGATTGGTGCGTACAACCACTTCCTGGTCGTGCCGAGACTCACAGCACGACGCCACGAGGTGGTGCGGCATGCCGGGCGATCCGACAGGGCGGCCGGTTTGCTGCGGCGCAGCGCGGGCCGCGAGACCACGCTGATGGTAGTGATCGTGCTGCTCACGGCCTGGCTGGTCGCGGCTTCGGTCCAGGACTGA
- a CDS encoding DUF305 domain-containing protein: MKRTLMSVIALTSALALAGCSGSEQAGHNDADVMFAQMMIPHHEQAIEMADVVLAKPDVDPEIINLANEVKAAQAPEIEELSQWLDAWGAEPSAEHSGHAGMEGMMSDEDMQTLTVAAAPEANRLFLEQMIAHHEGAVEMAQTEIESGQDAGAVEMAQTIVDTQQAEIETMEDLLTSM, from the coding sequence ATGAAGCGCACCCTTATGTCTGTCATCGCCCTGACCAGCGCACTTGCCCTCGCGGGCTGCTCAGGTTCCGAGCAGGCGGGGCACAACGACGCGGACGTCATGTTCGCGCAGATGATGATCCCGCACCACGAGCAGGCGATCGAGATGGCGGACGTCGTCCTGGCCAAGCCCGACGTCGACCCCGAGATCATCAACCTCGCCAACGAGGTCAAGGCGGCTCAGGCTCCCGAGATCGAGGAGCTCAGCCAGTGGCTGGACGCGTGGGGCGCTGAGCCCTCCGCAGAGCACTCGGGTCACGCCGGGATGGAGGGCATGATGTCCGACGAGGACATGCAGACGCTCACCGTCGCTGCCGCCCCCGAGGCGAACCGGCTGTTCCTGGAGCAGATGATCGCGCACCACGAGGGCGCGGTCGAGATGGCGCAGACCGAGATCGAGTCCGGCCAGGACGCGGGCGCGGTCGAGATGGCGCAGACGATCGTCGACACGCAGCAGGCCGAGATCGAGACGATGGAAGACCTCCTCACCTCGATGTGA
- a CDS encoding helix-turn-helix domain-containing protein, translating into MTTDLPPLAAALRELRTGAGITGVNAAKAAGISQAKLSNIERGKTPPTPEDAERLAEVYGVPAKVRTQLVEQSRQAKAQAWSAKVVLQRGGWLLQDRIGRQEDSASSIRYFCPSGVIGLMQTPAYVRAMWSDEVPAEQVDKFVESRMRRQLILGSDKREIAAVHTEGALRWNLGGPKVMVEQLDRLLVELDRPHLRLGIIPWTSQVNSPALHQFTIYDDAAALVSTVPGTSLVTDAENVQQVTREWDHLERYVVWGENARPHLQRIRAEYAAL; encoded by the coding sequence ATGACCACCGACCTGCCCCCACTCGCCGCGGCGCTGCGCGAACTTCGCACCGGCGCCGGGATCACCGGTGTCAATGCTGCCAAGGCTGCTGGGATCAGTCAGGCCAAGCTCTCCAACATCGAGCGCGGTAAGACCCCACCGACGCCGGAGGACGCCGAACGGCTCGCCGAGGTCTACGGCGTGCCGGCCAAGGTCCGCACCCAGCTCGTCGAGCAGTCCCGCCAGGCGAAAGCTCAGGCGTGGTCGGCGAAGGTCGTGCTGCAGCGCGGCGGCTGGTTGCTGCAGGACCGCATCGGGCGGCAGGAAGACTCTGCCAGTTCCATCCGGTACTTCTGCCCGTCCGGAGTGATCGGACTGATGCAGACACCGGCCTACGTCCGAGCGATGTGGAGCGACGAGGTGCCGGCCGAGCAGGTGGACAAGTTCGTCGAGTCCCGGATGCGCCGCCAACTGATCCTCGGTAGCGATAAGCGTGAGATTGCCGCCGTGCACACCGAGGGTGCGCTGCGCTGGAACCTGGGCGGTCCGAAGGTGATGGTCGAGCAGCTCGACCGGCTGCTGGTCGAGCTGGACCGCCCGCACCTGCGGCTGGGCATCATCCCGTGGACCTCGCAGGTCAACTCGCCCGCTCTGCATCAATTCACCATCTATGACGACGCGGCCGCACTGGTGTCAACGGTTCCGGGCACGTCGCTAGTGACCGACGCCGAGAACGTCCAACAGGTCACGCGGGAGTGGGATCACCTGGAGCGGTACGTCGTGTGGGGCGAGAACGCGCGACCGCATCTGCAGCGGATCAGAGCGGAGTACGCCGCGCTGTGA
- a CDS encoding C40 family peptidase gives MEPSFNPNPTVRGRGRHRAARRPFLADAARAATEQATTFASRTAVVAAAGSGVLLSLVAAPAQAAPASELASTSLAGKPVNGALNSADLNALTTQAKESVAAAPVVTVATDAELKVERVAVSVVSAAENEEYQAQLAAEAEAEAAAEAEAAAAEAAEAAAAVDLPASAAGSAVVSIGMRYLGVPYLWGGSTPAGMDCSGFTSYVYAQVGINLPRTSSEQRYAGPEVAWSDAKPGDLIWSPGHIAIYAGDGMQIEAPVPGKTVRYTQIWQSNPTFIRVG, from the coding sequence ATGGAGCCCAGCTTCAACCCCAACCCGACCGTGCGCGGTCGTGGTCGTCATCGGGCGGCACGCCGCCCCTTCCTGGCCGACGCCGCCCGAGCCGCCACCGAGCAGGCCACCACGTTCGCCAGCCGTACCGCTGTGGTAGCCGCAGCCGGTTCCGGCGTGCTGCTTTCCCTGGTGGCCGCACCCGCTCAGGCCGCACCGGCCAGCGAGCTGGCCAGCACATCGCTGGCCGGCAAGCCGGTCAACGGCGCGCTCAACTCGGCCGACCTCAACGCCCTGACCACCCAGGCCAAGGAATCAGTCGCCGCCGCACCCGTGGTGACCGTCGCCACCGACGCCGAGCTCAAGGTCGAGAGGGTGGCCGTCTCGGTCGTCTCCGCCGCAGAGAACGAGGAGTACCAGGCGCAGCTCGCCGCCGAGGCAGAGGCCGAAGCGGCGGCGGAGGCCGAAGCAGCCGCCGCGGAGGCGGCCGAGGCCGCTGCCGCCGTGGACCTCCCCGCCTCGGCGGCTGGTTCCGCGGTGGTGTCGATCGGGATGCGGTACCTCGGGGTGCCCTATCTGTGGGGCGGGTCTACTCCCGCAGGGATGGACTGCTCCGGGTTCACGTCCTACGTGTACGCCCAGGTCGGCATCAACCTGCCGCGGACCTCGTCCGAGCAGCGGTACGCCGGACCGGAAGTGGCCTGGTCCGACGCGAAGCCGGGCGACCTGATCTGGTCGCCCGGGCACATCGCGATCTACGCCGGCGACGGCATGCAGATCGAGGCCCCGGTCCCGGGCAAGACGGTCCGGTACACGCAGATCTGGCAGTCCAACCCGACGTTCATCCGCGTCGGCTGA
- a CDS encoding flavodoxin family protein, with translation MRALVVYESMFGSTQAIAQAIGEGIKTAMHTDILEVGVAPDAVPRDVGLLVVGGPTHAFSMSWPSTRRDAAGRSSAIISRERGIREWLGALPGLMTTTEAAAFDTRAISRASGSAARAVSRRLDRLGYPLVSGPTSFRVAGVTGPLVGGELDRARAWGMAIGAEVAARVLSSTTS, from the coding sequence ATGCGTGCACTCGTGGTCTATGAGTCCATGTTCGGCAGCACCCAGGCGATCGCCCAGGCGATCGGGGAGGGGATCAAGACGGCGATGCACACCGACATCCTCGAGGTGGGTGTGGCGCCGGACGCGGTGCCCCGGGATGTCGGCCTGCTGGTCGTCGGTGGGCCGACCCACGCCTTCAGCATGTCCTGGCCCTCGACCCGGCGTGATGCCGCAGGGCGATCCTCAGCGATCATCTCGCGTGAGCGAGGTATCCGTGAGTGGCTCGGGGCCCTACCTGGCCTGATGACCACCACCGAGGCGGCAGCGTTCGACACCAGGGCGATCTCGCGGGCCAGCGGTTCTGCGGCGCGTGCGGTGAGCCGTCGGCTGGACCGCTTGGGTTACCCCCTCGTCTCCGGTCCCACGAGCTTCCGGGTGGCCGGTGTCACTGGTCCTCTGGTCGGCGGCGAGCTCGACCGCGCCCGGGCATGGGGGATGGCCATCGGTGCTGAGGTCGCGGCGCGAGTGCTCAGCAGCACGACCTCCTGA